ACAAACCAAAAAACTCAGTAAGTTTGCACCCCAAAATTTTCGAGAAGATGGACTTCATTAAGAACTTACAGAAAGAATTGACTCCGGTAAAGGAATTACCAAGTTTTAAGGCTGGTGATACTATTACTGTTAGCTATAAAATTGTAGAAGGAAACAAAGAGCGTATTCAGGTTTTCCAAGGAGTGGTATTGCAACGCAAAGGCACCGGAACTTCAGAGACTTTTACCGTGCGTAAAATTTCTGGTGGAGTAGGAGTAGAGCGTATTTTTCCGGTAAGCTCTCCGTTTATCGATAGTATAGAGGTTAATAAACACGGTGTTGTTCGTCGCGCCAGAATTTTCTATCTTCGTGAGCGTTCCGGTAAATCTGCCAGGATTAAAGAGAAAAAATTCGCCACAGTTGCGAAATAATTTTTATGACATAGTTGAGCCCGATCTTTTCAAAGGTCGGGCTTTTTTTTTGAAAACATTTTGAAAACCTCCCCGGGTCTTTATAGATTTTTGACATTTCAAAGGATTTTTTTCTATATTTTTGCGGCTTATTATAACCCCCCACAGTTGAAATGGATGAGATAAAGGCTGGACCCCTACTTTCGCAAATAACCTATCCTGCCGACCTCCGGAAGATTAAAGAAGAAGACCTGCCTCAGGTTTGTGATGAATTAAGGCAATATATAATTGATATAGTTTCTGTTAAAGGTGGTCATTTTGGCGCCAGTTTAGGCGTGGTTGAACTTTCAGTTGCTTTACATTATGCTTTCAATACACCTTATGATCAATTAATTTGGGATGTTGGCCACCAGGCTTACGGACACAAAATGCTCACCGGAAGAAGAGAAAACTTCCATACCAACAGACTTTATAAAGGTATTTCAGGCTTTCCAAAACGCAGTGAAAGCGAATACGATACTTTCGGTGTTGGACATTCCTCCACCTC
The Bacteroidia bacterium DNA segment above includes these coding regions:
- the rplS gene encoding 50S ribosomal protein L19; translated protein: MDFIKNLQKELTPVKELPSFKAGDTITVSYKIVEGNKERIQVFQGVVLQRKGTGTSETFTVRKISGGVGVERIFPVSSPFIDSIEVNKHGVVRRARIFYLRERSGKSARIKEKKFATVAK